A region of Haliotis asinina isolate JCU_RB_2024 chromosome 9, JCU_Hal_asi_v2, whole genome shotgun sequence DNA encodes the following proteins:
- the LOC137296156 gene encoding HMG box-containing protein 1-like, with product MASESDGGVELGKRPHVKTHRMQEFLTNQRQGDGASHKVRYCTEPGCKKTFTSAPGLRYHIRSHNKDVKTFLCSRCKKTFKSNNGLKYHQKNTKCEESSEFPTSETDDQDEPDGKSDTVQPVPDPQSRLDPEFDGMDNLRELAIIATGPQSPLLRKSAPMPWDKPSGPVVRTLDLECPEACICGRAIKGENTAKSSAAPSVSLESDPKVTSSSPFPSSPKDTESSDALWSHPWPTAVWQCFMKGSIIKFLSTSVSPSFNDWHSAEELSDHQSLREVTHSAEQTTSIFSEPVGFSLTKKETTDTGKLDLYFMTHTLQGDTDSIHLVAQCTQDHPFFVKDKGWSSCDPQKTVTVFGIPCRELTEQDLCLPPTHPDATFYGSNQLSALDSTAVLALSSMAQQKKYQERQSLSSPDSPSKEDTFKFDLPKAKRPMNAFMLFAKENRIQYTQKYPGKDNRAISVLLGDEWKKLTPEDKKKFKEKSEALAKEQKQLHPDCWKRKK from the exons ATGGCGTCAGAAAGC GATGGAGGGGTGGAGTTGGGAAAACGCCCCCACGTGAAGACGCATCGCATGCAAGAGTTCCTCACCAACCAGCGCCAGGGGGACGGGGCTAGTCACAAGGTGCGATACTGTACGGAACCCGGATGTAAAAAAACGTTCACCAGTGCCCCAGGCCTCAGGTACCACATCAGGTCTCACAATAAGGATGTAAAGACGTTCCTGTGCTCCAGATGCAAGAAGACATTTAAAAG CAACAACGGTCTCAAATATCATCAGAAGAACACCAAATGCGAGGAATCCTCAGAGTTCCCCACCAGCGAGACAGATGACCAAGATGAACCTG ACGGGAAGAGTGACACTGTCCAGCCCGTTCCAGACCCTCAGAGTCGGCTTGACCCCGAGTTTGATGGGATGGACAACCTCCGAGAACTGGCTATCATTGCAACAGGACCTCAGAGCCCCCTGCTGAGGAAGAGTGCCCCCATGCCCTGGGACAAACCCAG TGGCCCTGTGGTGCGGACTTTGGACCTGGAATGCCCTGAAGCTTGTATATGTGGACGGGCCATTAAGGGAGAGAACACAGCTAAGTCCTCTGCAGCACCAAG CGTTAGTCTGGAGAGTGACCCAAAGGTGACGTCATCCTCCCCATTCCCATCATCCCCCAAGGACACAGAGTCATCAGACGCTCTATGGTCCCATCCCTGGCCTACCGCAGTGTGGCAGTGCTTCATGAAAG GGTCCATCATCAAGTTCCTGTCAACCTCTGTTTCCCCATCGTTCAACGACTGGCACTCTGCTGAAGAACTTTCTGACCACCAATCTCTTCGTGAGGTCACACACTCGGCCGAGCAGACAACATCCATATT CAGTGAGCCTGTTGGCTTCTCCCTGACCAAGAAGGAGACCACAGACACAGGCAAGTTAGACCTGTACTTCATGACTCACACCCTTCAGGGAGACACAGATTCCATCCACCTTGTTGCTCAGTGCACCCAAGACCATCCCTTCTTTGTCAAAGACAAAG GCTGGTCATCATGTGATCCCCAGAAGACAGTCACAGTGTTCGGCATACCTTGCCGAGAGCTGACAGAACAGGATCTGTGTCTGCCTCCAACACACCCAGACGCTACCTTCTATGGAAG TAACCAGTTGTCTGCCCTTGATTCCACTGCCGTACTGGCTCTCAGCTCCATGGCACAG CAAAAGAAGTACCAGGAGCGCCAGTCACTCTCCTCCCCCGACTCGCCCTCCAAGGAGGACACGTTCAAGTTTGACCTGCCCAAGGCCAAGCGCCCAATGAATGCATTCATGCTCTTTGCCAAAGAGAACAGAATTCAgtacacccagaagtatcctgGCAAGGACAACAG